The genome window ACTACGCAATATCAATGGCGAACGCACAATAGAAGAGATTGTTAGTGATATGGCAAATTTATTAAATACTATGATTAAGGAGTAAATATGGATATAAGCAAAATCAAAGCTGGTAGTAATCCAGATAAACTAAATGCAGTAATTGAGATCCCATACGGATCAAATATTAAATATGAAATTGATAAAGATAGTGGTGCAGTAGTAGTAGATCGCGTACTATACTCTGCAATGTTCTATCCAGCTAACTATGGCTTTGTCCCATCAACTCTAGCCGATGATGGCGATCCAGCTGATATTTTAGTTCTTAATGAGTATCCACTTCAAGCTGGTAGTGTGATACCTTGCCGTTTAATCGGTGTTTTAGTTATGGAAGATGAGAGCGGTATGGATGAGAAACTTCTAGCTGTGCCAGTAAGCAAAATCGATCCTAGATATGAAGATATCAAAAGCATAGATGACTTACCAAAAGCTACTCTTGATAAGATCAAAAATTTCTTTGAAACATATAAAATGCTTGAGCCTAATAAATGGGTAAAAGTAAAAGGCTTTGAAGATGCTAGCAAAGCTGAGGCTATCTTAGACGCTGCTATAAAAGCTTATAAATAATTCCTATGGTGGAGAACTCTCCACCAGCTTACTCTCAAATCAATCTACAAAAAAGGCTATAAATGATAATCTGCGAAGATAACTATCCTCAAATTCTAGATATAATCGCACAAAAGCTCACAAATGCTGATATAGAACTGCTACTAGTAGATTCTCAAACTATGCACCAAATCAATCTAAAAGAGCGCAAAATAGACAAAACCACAGATGTGTTAAGCTTTCCATTGCACTATATACCACACTTTCCAATTGGCTCAATAGTTATAAATACAGACCTAGCAATGACTAAAGCTAATGAATTAGGACACACAATAGATGAAGAGATAGCTCTACTTTTTACTCACGGATTGCTACATATTCTTGGATATGATCATGAAAACGATGATGGACAGATGAGAAGAAAAGAGATTGAAATTTTAAATGAACTAAATTTACCAGATAGTCTAATAGTAAGAACATTAGATGAGTAGTAGGGACTAGCCCTAC of Campylobacter vicugnae contains these proteins:
- the ppa gene encoding inorganic diphosphatase, producing the protein MDISKIKAGSNPDKLNAVIEIPYGSNIKYEIDKDSGAVVVDRVLYSAMFYPANYGFVPSTLADDGDPADILVLNEYPLQAGSVIPCRLIGVLVMEDESGMDEKLLAVPVSKIDPRYEDIKSIDDLPKATLDKIKNFFETYKMLEPNKWVKVKGFEDASKAEAILDAAIKAYK
- the ybeY gene encoding rRNA maturation RNase YbeY translates to MIICEDNYPQILDIIAQKLTNADIELLLVDSQTMHQINLKERKIDKTTDVLSFPLHYIPHFPIGSIVINTDLAMTKANELGHTIDEEIALLFTHGLLHILGYDHENDDGQMRRKEIEILNELNLPDSLIVRTLDE